A window from Pangasianodon hypophthalmus isolate fPanHyp1 chromosome 4, fPanHyp1.pri, whole genome shotgun sequence encodes these proteins:
- the LOC128318154 gene encoding Fc receptor-like protein 5: MVLPMWTERGQGETSGERLEMRDSRHSTVPLLPQRSPQQYPVSLNVIESPKPVVIIEPDTQVFRGERVTFRCNIQRGGDTEWTFDWNKNDHTLYSDRTTQEFSISSVTDSDGGKYTCRGRRSDSQSSEISDPVTLSVSEKPKPKLTSDLKGAALTGNSVTLSCTLKLQSAGWKFYWIKPTQSTETETETHSYTIRSVTVSDGGHYKCRAGRGTPVYYTDYSDALWVNVIESPKPVVIIEPDTQVFRGERVTFRCDIQRGGDTKWTYDWYRDDYTFYPSHTTQEFSISVRNDHGGKYTCRGRRSDSQISETSDPVPLSVSEKPKPTVSVNPQRSVYTEDRVTLSCNLQSTGWTFLWYQGYWQLKALTSVATVTNTLIVTVSNEGQKYYYCKACRGNYNSEISYPATITVRARPKPVVKVQAAERVFIGETVTFSCEIQTRGSWQYHWYRNNKELSDAAGKKTYTISNVKASDKGDYTCKGTKSSDPKYTQTSDAVTLTVSEKPKPELTSDLKGAALTGNSVTLSCTLKLQSAGWKFYWIKPRQSTETETETHSYFIRSVRVSDGGQYKCRAGRGNQVYTHYSDALWVNVTGGSPPVSLIISPSRTQHFTADSLSLSCEDQSDSTGWTVRGYTHSETLFDCSSVSGSTCNISSLSTSHTGVYWCQSESGGRSNSVNITVHNGDLILESPVHPVTEGNPLTLRCLNRSKILDSGADFYKDDSVLQNQTTGEMTIHTVSKSDEGFYHCKHPERGESPKSWVSVRGFSPPVLAHGEAPSSVLKLLSSVVAASPYVLVTIILAVKCSRARTDPDEDNRPYRVIEAAAFV, from the exons ATGGTTCTGCCTATGTGGACAGAGAGGGGACAAGGGGAGACATCGGGGGAAAGGCTAGAAATGAGAGACAGCCGACACTCGACCGTGCCCCTGCTGCCTCAGAGGTCCCCACAG CAATATCCGGTTTCCCTAAATGTAATTG agaGTCCTAAACCTGTGGTGATTATAGAGCCTGATACACAGGtgttcagaggagagagagtgacttTCAGGTGTaacatacagagaggaggagacacTGAGTGGACATTTGACTGGAATAAgaatgatcacacactctactcaGACAGAACAACACAGGAGTTCAGCATCAGCTCAGTTACAGACTCTGATGGTGGTAAATACACCTGCAGAGGGAGGAGAAGTGACTCTCAGAGCTCAGAGATCAGTGATCCTGTTACACTCTctgtatcag AAAAACCTAAACCTAAACTCACATCAGACCTTAAAGGAGCTGCACTGACAGGAAACTCAGTGACTCTGTCCTGTACACTGAAGCTGCAGTCTGCTGGATGGAAGTTTTACTGGATCAAACCCACACAgagcactgagactgagactgaaacacactccTACACCATCAGATCAGTTACAGTCTCTGATGGAGGTCACTACAAGTGCAGAGCTGGAAGAGGAACCCCAGTTTACTACACAGACTACAGTGATGCACTCTGGGTAAACGTTATTG agaGTCCTAAACCTGTGGTGATTATAGAGCCTGATACACAGGtgttcagaggagagagagtgacttTCAGGTGtgacatacagagaggaggagacacTAAGTGGACATACGACTGGTATAGGGACGATTACACATTCTACCCATCCCACACAACACAGGAGTTCAGCATCTCTGTTAGAAATGATCACGGTGGTAAATACACCTGCAGAGGGAGGAGAAGTGACTCTCAGATCTCAGAGACAAGTGATCCTGTTCCACTCTctgtatcag AAAAACCCAAACCGACTGTGAGTGTGAATCCTCAGCGCTCCGTCTACACTGAAGACAGAGTTACTCTGAGCTGTAATCTGCAGTCTACTGGATGGACTTTTCTCTGGTACCAAGGTTATTGGCAATTAAAAGCTCTGACCTCTGTAGCTACAGTGACCAACACACTCATTGTGACAGTCTCTAATGAAGGACAAAAATATTACTACTGTAAAGCATGCAGGGGAAACTACAACTCAGAGATCAGTTATCCAGCCACGATTACAGTGAGAG CGAGACCAAAGCCTGTAGTGAAAGTACAGGCAGCTGAGCGTGTGTTCATTGGGGAAACCGTCACTTTCTCATGTGAGATACAGACTAGAGGATCCTGGCAGTATCACTGgtatagaaataataaagaacTCAGTGATGCTGCAGGAAAGAAAACATACACAATCTCTAATGTTAAAGCCTCTGATAAAGGTGATTATACATGTAAAGGAACGAAGTCATCAGacccaaaatacacacagaccagtgatgctgttacactgactgtatcag AAAAACCTAAACCTGAACTCACATCAGACCTTAAAGGAGCTGCACTGACAGGAAACTCAGTGACTCTGTCCTGTACACTGAAGCTGCAGTCTGCTGGATGGAAGTTTTACTGGATCAAACCCAGACAgagcactgagactgagactgaaacacactccTACTTCATCAGATCAGTTAGAGTCTCTGATGGAGGTCAGTACAAGTGCAGAGCTGGAAGAGGAAACCaagtctacacacactacagtgatgCACTCTGGGTAAATGTTACTG GTGGATCTCCTCCAGTGTCTCTGATCATCAGTCCCAGCAGAACTCAACACTTTACTgctgactctctctcactgagctgtGAGGACCAGAGTGACTCTACTGgatggacagtgagaggatacacacacagtgagacactGTTCGATTGTTCATCAGTTTCAGGATCTACATGTAACATCAGCTCCCTCTCTACATCACACACTGGAGTTTACTGGTGTCAGTCTGAATCTGGAGGACGCAGTAATTCTGTCAACATCACAGTGCACA ATGGTGATTTGATCCTGGAGAGTCCTGTCCATCCTGTAACTGAGGGAAATCCTCTGACTTTACGCTGTTTAAATCGCTCAAAGATCTTAGATTCTGGTGCTGATTTCTATAAAGATGATTCAGTTCTCCAGAACCAGACTACAGGAGAGATGACCATCCACACTGTCTCAAAGTCAGATGAaggtttctaccactgtaaacacccagagagaggagagtcacCGAAAAGCTGGGTCTCAGTCAGAG GATTTTCCCCTCCAGTTCTAGCACATGGAGAAGCTCCATCATCGGTGCTGAAGCTCCTCAGCAGTGTCGTAGCGGCCTCTCCGTATGTGCTGGTGACCATCATTCTGGCAGTGAAATGTTCCAGAGCTCGAA CTGACCCTGATGAGGACAACAGACCGTACAGAGTGATAGAAGCTGCAGCGTTTGTCTGA